The following proteins are encoded in a genomic region of Liolophura sinensis isolate JHLJ2023 chromosome 7, CUHK_Ljap_v2, whole genome shotgun sequence:
- the LOC135471687 gene encoding transforming growth factor-beta-induced protein ig-h3-like isoform X2 produces the protein MVPIINGLVIYFTDAATFQSKYDASAKLKSTKLAVTRFKSTSWAFMDAIPLWLDMATILRFLGDYRFVGLLKDADVYTNLSMAGPFSVFAPNNMAFILLPLPEQKLLYNKTYAEMLGKYHVVDGLYRYVSFGNDLLVPTVLGPNLRFNIYRSGSLRTVNGKPLVYGEFEANNGIVHQMNDILMDIPTRTIKEIVGNSSTLTMLYQALNNSDMLKLLDGPGPFTLFAPTDAAFAKLPPGSVDSLLLNTTALTDFVQYHIVSSTYFHIGLEAGKLTALNGGYIEVEENVLTGLTINGANITSADVLATNGVIQELDGVLDPASSP, from the exons ATGGTACCAATAATCAATGGCTTAGTTATATACTTTACAG ACGCCGCCACATTTCAGAGCAAATATGACGCATCTGCTAAGCTCAAGTCAACCAAGCTTGCCGTGACCAGATTCAAATCTACCAGCTGGGCGTTTATGGATGCCATCCCTCTGTGGCTCGATATGGCCACCATCTTGAGGTTTCTGGGAGATTACAGATTTGTAGGTTTGCTGAAAGATGCTGATGTGTACACGAATTTGAGCATGGCAG gTCCGTTTAGTGTCTTTGCGCCAAACAACATGGCCTTCATCCTGTTGCCACTACCTGAACAGAAGCTGTTGTACAATAAGACGTACGCTGAAATGCTGGGGAAATACCACGTGGTTGATGGTCTCTACCGTTACGTGTCTTTCGGAAACGATCTGCTGGTGCCTACAGTCCTCGGACCTAACCTTAGGTTCAATATCTACAGATCAGGATCT TTACGTACAGTGAACGGGAAACCCTTGGTATATGGAGAGTTCGAAGCTAACAATGGCATCGTGCACCAGATGAACGACATATTGATGGATATACCCACCAGAACCATCAAGGAGATCGTTGGCAACAGTTCCACTTTGACCATGCTCTACCAGGCACTAAATAACTCAGATATGCTGAAACTCTTAGACG GCCCTGGTCCTTTCACCTTGTTTGCACCAACGGATGCCGCCTTCGCCAAACTGCCACCCGGATCTGTAGACAGCCTGCTTCTCAACACCACCGCGCTCACAG ACTTTGTTCAGTATCACATTGTCTCCAGCACTTACTTCCACATTGGCCTGGAAGCCGGTAAACTGACAGCTCTGAACGGAGGTTATATCGAAGTGGAGGAGAACGTcctcacag GTCTAACCATCAACGGGGCGAACATAACAAGCGCTGATGTCCTAGCTACCAATGGTGTCATCCAAGAGCTGGACGGCGTTTTGGACCCAGCTTCATCGCCTTGA
- the LOC135471687 gene encoding transforming growth factor-beta-induced protein ig-h3-like isoform X1, whose product MAYKLVLALLAFGVSSSFTADAATFQSKYDASAKLKSTKLAVTRFKSTSWAFMDAIPLWLDMATILRFLGDYRFVGLLKDADVYTNLSMAGPFSVFAPNNMAFILLPLPEQKLLYNKTYAEMLGKYHVVDGLYRYVSFGNDLLVPTVLGPNLRFNIYRSGSLRTVNGKPLVYGEFEANNGIVHQMNDILMDIPTRTIKEIVGNSSTLTMLYQALNNSDMLKLLDGPGPFTLFAPTDAAFAKLPPGSVDSLLLNTTALTDFVQYHIVSSTYFHIGLEAGKLTALNGGYIEVEENVLTGLTINGANITSADVLATNGVIQELDGVLDPASSP is encoded by the exons ATGGCGTACAAACTTGTGTTGGCTCTTCTGGCCTTTGGTGTATCGTCTTCCTTTACTGCAGACGCCGCCACATTTCAGAGCAAATATGACGCATCTGCTAAGCTCAAGTCAACCAAGCTTGCCGTGACCAGATTCAAATCTACCAGCTGGGCGTTTATGGATGCCATCCCTCTGTGGCTCGATATGGCCACCATCTTGAGGTTTCTGGGAGATTACAGATTTGTAGGTTTGCTGAAAGATGCTGATGTGTACACGAATTTGAGCATGGCAG gTCCGTTTAGTGTCTTTGCGCCAAACAACATGGCCTTCATCCTGTTGCCACTACCTGAACAGAAGCTGTTGTACAATAAGACGTACGCTGAAATGCTGGGGAAATACCACGTGGTTGATGGTCTCTACCGTTACGTGTCTTTCGGAAACGATCTGCTGGTGCCTACAGTCCTCGGACCTAACCTTAGGTTCAATATCTACAGATCAGGATCT TTACGTACAGTGAACGGGAAACCCTTGGTATATGGAGAGTTCGAAGCTAACAATGGCATCGTGCACCAGATGAACGACATATTGATGGATATACCCACCAGAACCATCAAGGAGATCGTTGGCAACAGTTCCACTTTGACCATGCTCTACCAGGCACTAAATAACTCAGATATGCTGAAACTCTTAGACG GCCCTGGTCCTTTCACCTTGTTTGCACCAACGGATGCCGCCTTCGCCAAACTGCCACCCGGATCTGTAGACAGCCTGCTTCTCAACACCACCGCGCTCACAG ACTTTGTTCAGTATCACATTGTCTCCAGCACTTACTTCCACATTGGCCTGGAAGCCGGTAAACTGACAGCTCTGAACGGAGGTTATATCGAAGTGGAGGAGAACGTcctcacag GTCTAACCATCAACGGGGCGAACATAACAAGCGCTGATGTCCTAGCTACCAATGGTGTCATCCAAGAGCTGGACGGCGTTTTGGACCCAGCTTCATCGCCTTGA